The Meles meles chromosome 6, mMelMel3.1 paternal haplotype, whole genome shotgun sequence DNA segment ATTGCATAATTCCATTGTATGGGGATAAAATTAATTGTTTTGATTAAATTAACTTAAGATTCAGCACTGTATGGAGACAGTTTGATTATCAAAATTTAGAGGGCTCCTGAAGAgtagaggccaaggatgctgctCAACATCCTGCAGGGCCCAGATAGCCTTCCCAACAAAAAATTGCCCATTCCCAAATGTCAGTGGCTCTGAGGTCGAGAAACCATGTCATTGTTATTTTGGGGGCTGCTTTATTGATTTTCCTGTTCTTACTGTCTTCCAGTAATTCTTACAGGTTTGCCTCTGTCATGTTAGCATAGTTGTCGCTGGGGCCATTTTAGGTAGAGTCACCTCCTTGAAACTATTCCAGATACCTTAAAGGAACTGATTGGGAAAaacatgaacttgaaaaaaattatccTGTTTATCCTACGCCTTCCTTCTGATTTTCTAGCTAAAAATGAATTTGCATCTCTTACTCTGTTTTTCACCTCAGGGTCTTAGCCTCTTGGAAGTAAAAGACCAGCTACTACTCATGTACCTTATGGATTTGACCCATCTCATCCTGGACAAAGCCTCAGGAGGGTCTCTTCAGGGACATCCTGCAGTTTTGAGACTGGTGGAGATTCGCACGGTATGAAGCACTGGGCATCTTAGTGTTCTAGGTTTCCACAGCCTAAACTCTAGGACTGTCACACAGTAGCTCTCATTTAAGTGGGTGTTTTTTATGATTAAGTGAGGAACCAAATGAAAAAActtttctcattcatttgttctggtttgttaatattttaggttcttttttttttttaagattttatttatttatttgacagagatcacaagtaggcagagaggcaagcagagagagaggaggaagcaggctccctgctgcgcagagagcccgatatggggcttgatcccaggaccctgggatcatgacctgagccaaaggcagaggctttaacccactgagccacccaggcgccctaatattTTAGGTTCTTTTTCTGGCAACTTAATATAGAGACTCtgatgtatgtttaattttgggAAGGGAATGTAATCCTACCTAACCACATTATAGGTTTTGGAAAAGCTTCGTCCCTTGGACCAAAAACTGAAGTATCAAGTTGACAAACTAGTCAAGACTGCAGTGACAGGCAGCCTCAGTAAGTGGCAGAAGCTTTAAGGTTATGTGGGGACTGTCATAAATTTCTAAATCTTgtaaaatattttgggttttttatttcaGGTGAGAACGACCCACTCTGTTTTAAGCCTCATCCCAGCAATATGATGAGCAAGGTAGGGAGTTGCATTATTCTAGTTTTCCTGAGGACTCTAAGCCTGAATGAGCCTCATGGTGATCCCAGATCTCCTGGGATTCTCTTACTACTCTTGACTCCCATCTTGTGCCTTAGAATAGAGAGTatgatgttttcctttcttagttttgtttataTTCCCACCTCCCCAGGCTACTCTAGCTTTGGTTTTTCTTATTGTCTAACATTTCCTAAGTTTATGCGCATTATGTTCTTTTGTAGTTGAGCTCTGAGGATGAGGAAGATGAAGCCGAAGAAGGCCAATCTGCAGCTTCAGGGAAGAAATCTACAAAAGGAACGGTTAAGAAATATGTTCCACCACGCTTGGTTCCAGTACATTATGGTATGAACTGTGGCTGCTGCTTCCTCAGCATAAattgtgtttctcttttccttttctctgttctgGGATAACCCTTGCTGATTTTTATCACATAGATGAAACAGAagcggagagggagaagaagcgcCTAGAACGGGCCAAAAAACGGGCATTGAGCAGCTCTGTCATTCGTGAACTGAAGGAGCAGTACTCAGATGCTCCAGAGGAAATCCATGATGCTCGGCATCCTCATGTTACTCGTCAAAGTCAAGAGGATCAACACAGGTCTGAGTCTTTGCAGTTGGAAATTGTTTTCTACACCATAGAGAGCTGTCCTTATGTTTTGGATGAATGTGATTAAGTCTGGTACCAAGGGAACTCACATTGTAGAGAAAGTGGAGTAAAAGGCTGAtggtttaattttgtttcatttcttttcttttcctttttaaaagattttatttatttatttcacagagagaccatgagagagggaacacaaacggggagtgcagagggagaagcaggcttcctgttgagcaaggagcccaaagcggggcttgatcccaggttcccaggatcatgacctgagccaaaggcagatgcttaataactgagccataCTGGCACGCCCCAGGCTGATGGTTTCTAAGAATGAGGAGTGTTAAGTACAGAATAGGggaagaatgttttctttttccccaacaATTTGAGCTGTTTAGGCTGAACAAATGCTGTAGGAAGAGGAATATGTGCAGTTTTATCCATTCTGTGGGACTTAGAAATTCTGTGTTTCGCTATCACAGTTCTCACTTTTGCTCAGAAGGCAATGAAGTCATATTTCTAAAACGGCATTGAGAGTGATAGATAAGttcagggaagaaaagcaaaaaagcaaatgtAATATGAATACAGACTCACCAGTTTTGCCTTGGCGGCAATCTCTGTTCATAGATTTGAGTGAAGGGGCCCATGTAGGGAATCCTGTTTGTGAAGGTGAAGTAGAAGAGGTTTCTAGTATAATAGCTTAAGTATTCTTGTGGATGGACTATGAGTTCATTTCTAGGGAAGAGGGAAGTTCTAGCATAAAGAACATTTCGATGAAGAAGCGCGATATTAGACATCTGGTTTGTTCTTAAATACTCCATTGACTTGCTGTCAATATGAGCAGGGGGTGAGTAAATACCTGGGCCCTGGGCCCAGGTTCTTGGCTGCAGCTTTCTGTGTGTATGGACTAAACATGTTGTAAACTGTTT contains these protein-coding regions:
- the NGDN gene encoding neuroguidin, with protein sequence MAAPDSPEVLESDLPGAVTLLKNLQEQVMAVTAQIQALTKKVQARAYPTEKGLSLLEVKDQLLLMYLMDLTHLILDKASGGSLQGHPAVLRLVEIRTVLEKLRPLDQKLKYQVDKLVKTAVTGSLSENDPLCFKPHPSNMMSKLSSEDEEDEAEEGQSAASGKKSTKGTVKKYVPPRLVPVHYDETEAEREKKRLERAKKRALSSSVIRELKEQYSDAPEEIHDARHPHVTRQSQEDQHRINYEESMMVRLSVSKREKGRRKRADVMSSQLHSLTHFSDISALTGGAPHLDEDQNPVKKRKKIPKKGRKKKGFRRRR